The following are encoded in a window of Mycoplasmopsis bovis PG45 genomic DNA:
- the rmuC gene encoding DNA recombination protein RmuC, producing MDTINIILLIFAIVIVFLLITILALIIVKSRSLKSNSNSELSDRSILFINDKFNETKEAIGNKISLLEKYLIKELSDNNASLNGKVVNFEKNINELITKKDSERIKTFNDFKSQFATELNDRIAKLAEWLSNFDKQFTKTVSDNLKEINESNIKSFNEIKANIDKHFEDTLTKHIKEQFGNIQSQMDKVGKEMVKFEQMQASVDDLNRTFSNNKKTGDFGEFTLEQILEEHYPNEKNRLWFKQYQINPGKNQEAVDFAMKIKVKSESEEIEQIIPIDCKFPKEKWDRYLDSKSINDKEWYLKELKKAIKEMAQSINEKYIKPDKKTTPFALMYVPSASVYLTLVQDISFITEIQDKLKVYIQGPQIIMVFIYSYLLQNNSFQVEKNIEKLKDIFLDVQKNYNALHKKVVEGLDNLDKSRGKFVSVINTSNKISKKINATAKSLGFSKVDVNKNIEKKMAKLEGVYDDSDSAEEFAEENE from the coding sequence ATGGACACTATAAATATAATTTTGCTCATTTTCGCAATTGTAATTGTATTTTTATTAATTACAATTTTAGCCTTAATTATCGTCAAAAGCAGGAGTTTAAAAAGTAATTCAAATAGTGAATTGAGTGATAGGAGTATACTTTTTATTAATGACAAGTTTAATGAAACTAAGGAAGCTATAGGTAACAAAATTAGTCTTCTTGAGAAATACTTGATAAAAGAATTATCTGACAATAATGCTAGCTTAAATGGAAAAGTAGTTAATTTTGAAAAAAATATTAATGAATTAATAACTAAAAAAGATAGCGAAAGAATTAAAACATTTAATGACTTTAAATCGCAATTTGCAACCGAATTAAACGATAGAATTGCTAAACTAGCTGAATGACTAAGTAATTTTGACAAACAATTTACTAAAACAGTTAGTGACAATCTAAAAGAAATTAATGAAAGCAACATAAAGTCATTTAATGAAATTAAGGCTAACATTGATAAGCACTTTGAAGACACACTCACAAAGCATATTAAAGAACAATTTGGAAACATTCAATCACAAATGGATAAAGTTGGCAAAGAAATGGTGAAGTTTGAACAAATGCAAGCTAGTGTTGATGATTTAAACAGAACCTTCTCGAACAACAAAAAAACAGGCGATTTTGGTGAATTTACTCTAGAACAAATTTTGGAAGAACACTATCCAAATGAAAAGAACAGATTGTGATTTAAACAATATCAAATAAATCCAGGCAAGAATCAAGAAGCAGTCGACTTTGCTATGAAAATAAAAGTAAAGTCAGAAAGCGAAGAAATTGAACAAATTATCCCAATTGATTGTAAGTTTCCTAAAGAAAAATGAGACCGCTATCTGGATTCTAAAAGTATAAATGACAAAGAGTGATACCTTAAAGAACTTAAAAAAGCCATTAAAGAGATGGCTCAAAGTATTAATGAAAAATATATTAAACCAGATAAAAAGACAACTCCTTTTGCCTTAATGTATGTTCCTTCTGCAAGTGTTTATTTAACTTTAGTACAAGATATATCTTTTATTACTGAAATACAAGATAAACTAAAAGTTTATATTCAAGGCCCACAAATAATAATGGTGTTTATTTACTCATACTTATTGCAAAACAACAGTTTTCAAGTTGAAAAAAACATTGAAAAGCTAAAAGATATTTTCTTAGATGTTCAAAAGAATTACAATGCACTTCATAAAAAAGTTGTTGAAGGCTTAGATAACTTAGACAAGTCACGTGGCAAATTTGTCTCAGTTATAAATACATCTAATAAAATATCTAAAAAAATTAATGCTACTGCAAAATCATTAGGATTTTCAAAGGTAGATGTTAATAAAAACATAGAGAAAAAAATGGCAAAATTAGAAGGCGTTTATGATGATTCAGATTCTGCTGAAGAGTTTGCTGAAGAGAATGAATAA
- a CDS encoding Mbov_0283/Mbov_0339 family surface lipoprotein — protein MEEKTDKDSSKSEEGKSMKNEHTDEKNSSETMNDKQKQDKSSIDSKMEEKTDKDSSKSEEGKSMKNEHTDEKNSSETMNDKQKQDSGTNSDQKDQDSKTDGSSNEPTRPSENAQNDMPIENSEISTYLDKVNEYGKETSEFANLLITLKEVEEANELLKKHAKILPIVKKLFELYERLISSYEETKKEIEKVIGDPGSKNKLLDILLKQYEESRVEIKAVIEKLKDLKKKM, from the coding sequence ATGGAAGAAAAAACAGATAAAGACTCTTCAAAATCTGAAGAAGGCAAGAGTATGAAAAATGAACATACAGATGAAAAAAATTCTTCTGAAACAATGAACGATAAACAAAAACAAGATAAAAGCAGTATAGATTCAAAGATGGAAGAAAAAACAGATAAAGACTCTTCAAAATCTGAAGAAGGCAAGAGTATGAAAAATGAACATACAGATGAAAAAAATTCTTCTGAAACAATGAACGATAAACAAAAACAAGATTCAGGAACTAACTCAGACCAAAAAGATCAAGATTCAAAAACTGATGGCAGTAGTAATGAACCAACAAGACCTAGTGAAAACGCACAAAATGATATGCCAATAGAAAATTCTGAAATAAGCACCTATTTAGATAAAGTTAATGAATACGGAAAAGAAACATCAGAATTTGCTAATTTATTAATCACACTAAAAGAGGTAGAAGAAGCTAATGAATTACTAAAGAAGCATGCTAAAATCCTACCAATAGTAAAAAAACTTTTTGAATTATATGAAAGATTAATATCTAGCTATGAAGAAACCAAAAAGGAAATTGAGAAAGTTATTGGAGATCCTGGAAGTAAAAATAAACTATTAGATATCCTATTAAAACAATATGAAGAATCCAGAGTGGAAATTAAAGCCGTAATTGAGAAATTAAAAGACCTTAAGAAAAAAATGTAG
- a CDS encoding transposase translates to MAIPVEIRQVERPKNTVVKNYFGKFKVVKRTSKYVNGKAIPKDLAIVGEIVDYKFVPFETPIPVGTRSKKNQEKTDIKDYGNIAIFTKNSNDILEKLLTHFDSSTAYKLYVIAILRCAYPKAVNRDLKFYYETSFMSELFKKVGLSESLLPDFFEKTGRAYSNIHNFMLDRINEFKGRVQIIDGTLKSYNSDEVTFSQWSRKGKVKGSKDFTLLYTCVLYTKEPIYHRPYQGNMLDSTIFEDFLENVPSTGEILVADKGFRTKAITELLEQNKNVKYLLPLKRNTTLIREEKLDENLTPVKIKDKQLLGSKKQINGKFFYLFKDLEIAGKESVGNYQKHLKRNTFNIDEFNKNNQFFGVIVFESNVDLSLEDVYTLYDQRWEIEEMFNFYKNILELSKTRVHSEMKVYTTEFINYLSLIIATKVKNNFIRLNLHQNYSFRQIIEYLRSYKVEVINNTEWKKRKVLKYVQDLAELLEI, encoded by the coding sequence ATGGCAATTCCAGTTGAAATAAGACAAGTTGAAAGACCTAAAAACACAGTTGTAAAGAATTACTTTGGAAAATTTAAAGTTGTAAAAAGAACCAGCAAATATGTGAATGGAAAAGCAATTCCAAAAGATTTGGCAATTGTTGGCGAAATAGTAGATTACAAATTTGTTCCTTTTGAAACACCTATCCCAGTAGGTACAAGATCTAAGAAAAATCAAGAAAAAACAGATATAAAAGACTATGGTAACATAGCAATTTTTACAAAAAATAGCAATGATATTTTGGAAAAATTACTAACACATTTTGATTCATCAACAGCTTACAAATTATATGTAATTGCTATTCTTAGATGTGCCTATCCAAAAGCCGTTAATCGTGATTTAAAGTTTTACTATGAAACTTCATTTATGTCTGAATTATTTAAAAAGGTTGGTTTATCTGAATCATTATTACCAGACTTCTTTGAAAAAACTGGTAGAGCATATTCAAATATACATAACTTCATGTTAGATAGAATAAATGAGTTTAAAGGTAGAGTGCAAATTATTGATGGCACACTTAAATCTTATAATTCAGATGAAGTAACTTTTTCTCAATGATCAAGAAAAGGCAAGGTTAAAGGTAGCAAAGATTTTACCTTACTTTACACTTGTGTCTTATATACCAAAGAGCCAATTTATCACAGACCATACCAAGGAAATATGCTGGATTCGACTATTTTTGAGGACTTTTTGGAAAATGTGCCTAGCACTGGCGAAATATTAGTTGCTGATAAAGGCTTTAGAACTAAAGCAATTACAGAGCTTTTAGAACAGAATAAAAATGTTAAGTATCTTTTGCCATTAAAGAGAAATACAACATTAATTAGAGAAGAAAAACTTGATGAAAACTTGACTCCTGTGAAAATTAAAGATAAGCAATTACTAGGGTCTAAAAAGCAAATAAATGGAAAGTTTTTTTATCTATTTAAAGACTTAGAAATAGCTGGCAAAGAAAGTGTTGGAAACTATCAAAAACATCTAAAAAGAAATACATTTAACATTGATGAATTCAATAAAAATAATCAATTTTTTGGTGTCATTGTTTTTGAATCCAATGTTGACCTTTCATTAGAGGATGTATACACACTATATGATCAAAGATGAGAAATTGAAGAAATGTTTAACTTTTACAAAAATATTTTGGAACTATCAAAAACAAGAGTTCATTCAGAAATGAAAGTTTACACAACAGAGTTTATAAACTACTTGTCACTAATAATTGCGACAAAAGTTAAGAACAATTTTATAAGACTAAATCTTCATCAAAACTACTCATTCAGACAGATTATAGAATATTTGAGAAGTTACAAAGTTGAAGTAATAAATAATACAGAATGAAAAAAACGCAAGGTGTTGAAATATGTTCAAGACCTTGCGGAATTGTTAGAAATATAG
- a CDS encoding BspA family leucine-rich repeat surface protein, whose translation MKKLKMLLATSATSLAAIPFIAASCDGMMNNENKKPETNDKKESESVAKVVKAWETKIKNKLNSAHNYTVILNMLKDSIEDAELKNSISLANSDEARKRPVKEQEGQKIMFKVGSEQVDLELGKVTIGKQSTIYIGKDGMQHETDAQDLSLDEKAKEATVIVRIGYYDDSKTIRVAQMPKTVTKVPTELPKEITNLHKMFLESKEFNQDISSWDLSGVYNTSLMFYKAEKFNQDITNWNTENVTNMRSMFYGTKAYDKDLSRLNVSSVKDAVEFAKAAKTDWAKEKQPQFKEGTLLERPKTN comes from the coding sequence TTGAAAAAATTAAAAATGTTATTAGCGACTTCAGCTACATCATTAGCTGCAATTCCATTTATAGCTGCTAGTTGTGATGGAATGATGAATAATGAAAATAAAAAGCCTGAAACGAATGACAAAAAAGAAAGCGAATCTGTAGCAAAAGTTGTAAAAGCATGAGAGACAAAAATAAAAAACAAACTTAACAGTGCACATAACTACACAGTTATCTTAAATATGCTTAAAGATAGCATTGAAGATGCTGAATTAAAGAACTCAATTTCATTGGCTAATAGTGATGAAGCTAGAAAAAGACCTGTAAAAGAACAAGAAGGACAAAAAATTATGTTCAAGGTTGGATCTGAACAAGTTGATCTAGAACTAGGAAAAGTTACTATTGGTAAACAAAGCACAATTTATATTGGTAAAGATGGCATGCAACATGAAACTGACGCTCAGGATTTATCATTAGATGAAAAGGCAAAAGAAGCAACAGTAATAGTTAGAATTGGATATTATGATGATAGCAAAACAATTAGGGTTGCACAAATGCCTAAAACTGTTACAAAAGTACCAACAGAATTACCAAAAGAAATAACAAACTTGCACAAAATGTTTTTGGAAAGTAAGGAATTCAATCAAGATATTTCATCTTGAGATTTAAGTGGCGTATATAACACAAGTTTAATGTTTTATAAAGCAGAAAAATTCAACCAAGACATTACAAATTGAAATACAGAAAATGTAACAAACATGAGAAGTATGTTTTACGGAACAAAAGCATATGATAAAGATCTATCGAGATTAAATGTTTCATCAGTTAAAGATGCTGTGGAATTTGCAAAAGCAGCTAAAACCGATTGAGCAAAAGAAAAACAGCCACAATTCAAAGAAGGAACATTACTAGAAAGACCTAAAACGAATTAG
- a CDS encoding IS3 family transposase — protein MAKQLSVNEWKYLFEKYEKYRSGELTKKCFLNEMMKIKNVEHISDDQWKRLVNKYKRYNLGMNIESMSGRSPKKGKGSGRPKKTKSNDEILDEFLNDLNKEDLIKIIKIISTDDEIKKIKKDKFKETVTKIKNSFPFKVSNKVIMSLLKIKKSTYYKKLKKLKMIKEKNLELENTVVQAFKETGGIFGRERLAAYISKNKQIKLNYRTLGRIMKKLGLVCRIRKAKRTKESKNVSVTFQNIASRDYDGIYNDIYATDVTYIPSPIDVDQNFVYMSAVIHHKTKKILGFNLSLYNDNSLVIDNIKKVNFPKNFVIHSDHGSQYSSKEYLQLIERLNGKVSMSRIGNSLDNREIEYFFSVLKTEMFENFEKSVKKMTLKQLERHLNRFIDWYNNERMLKKFNYKTPHELWVEFCKK, from the coding sequence ATGGCTAAGCAGTTAAGTGTTAATGAATGGAAATATTTGTTTGAAAAATACGAAAAATATAGATCTGGGGAACTCACTAAAAAATGTTTTTTGAATGAAATGATGAAAATAAAAAATGTAGAACACATTTCTGACGATCAATGAAAGAGATTAGTGAATAAGTATAAAAGATATAATTTAGGTATGAACATAGAATCAATGAGTGGAAGATCGCCTAAAAAAGGTAAAGGTTCCGGCAGGCCAAAAAAGACAAAATCAAATGATGAAATATTAGATGAATTTTTAAATGATCTAAATAAAGAAGATTTGATAAAGATAATAAAAATAATTTCTACAGATGACGAAATTAAGAAGATAAAAAAGGACAAATTTAAAGAAACGGTTACCAAAATAAAGAATTCATTTCCCTTTAAGGTATCGAATAAAGTTATTATGTCATTGCTTAAAATTAAAAAATCTACATACTATAAAAAGCTAAAAAAATTGAAAATGATTAAAGAAAAGAATCTTGAATTAGAGAACACTGTAGTTCAAGCTTTTAAAGAAACTGGAGGCATTTTCGGCAGAGAAAGATTGGCTGCTTATATTAGCAAAAATAAACAAATAAAGCTTAATTATAGGACTTTAGGTAGAATAATGAAAAAACTTGGACTAGTTTGTAGAATAAGAAAAGCAAAAAGAACAAAAGAATCTAAGAATGTATCTGTAACGTTTCAAAATATTGCTTCTCGTGACTATGATGGTATATATAATGATATCTATGCTACTGATGTTACATACATACCTTCGCCAATAGATGTTGATCAAAATTTTGTATATATGTCGGCTGTTATTCATCATAAAACCAAAAAAATTTTAGGTTTTAACCTGTCTTTGTACAATGATAATTCATTGGTTATTGATAATATTAAAAAAGTTAATTTTCCCAAAAATTTTGTTATACATTCTGACCACGGAAGTCAATATTCATCTAAAGAATATCTTCAGTTAATTGAAAGACTTAATGGAAAAGTATCAATGTCAAGAATTGGTAATTCCCTTGACAATAGAGAAATTGAATACTTTTTCTCAGTACTTAAAACTGAAATGTTTGAAAATTTTGAGAAAAGTGTTAAGAAAATGACGCTTAAGCAACTTGAGCGTCATCTAAATAGATTCATTGATTGGTATAATAATGAGCGAATGCTCAAGAAATTTAATTACAAAACTCCACATGAATTGTGAGTGGAGTTTTGTAAAAAATAA
- a CDS encoding dicarboxylate/amino acid:cation symporter: MSNNALLDRFLAISSWQAALAIILFIGIQIGLWFTFKRFKLKFIYRVLIGLVIGLAFGIVIQGINKFPEFGLVDKFKPAIKVNGELTREENPSYIKWAEQTNIWVSLAKNIFINGILLLTAPVVFIAIFRVVSRPGNKNVGRISLKGIALLLLNTAFAFAVTFWIGYALKIGAGSNLSLDNVADKKLPKETQPLPVIIWEYLPSNVITPWAGTMVISLIVMAALFGHSVKLLSKKKPEQMQKIRNFMDGAWTIVSSILTTFMKIMPLAVMSMIASSVIAKPIGALATIGKVLGVGYLGLTISLVFLTLLLLINRVNVVAWWRHCAKILIQGFATQSSNATLPMSMKTLKEDVKLDDSVVSTVTPLSTTMGLMGCAGVQSGVITSLLWTGTAGLSIHSQGLAVFFILALLITLVASLGISGIPGTATVLTSGVLSGLGLGAWFGPVYAIVGSLDGLFDMGRTGVNVTSGAVVATLVAKNEGLIGADSNILSAKLIAKQEIIRQKQIDKEAKRELKMQEKLAKINAKKEKSNNKQETS, from the coding sequence ATGAGTAATAATGCTTTATTAGATAGATTTTTAGCAATAAGTAGTTGACAAGCTGCTTTAGCTATTATTCTATTTATAGGAATCCAGATTGGATTATGATTTACATTTAAACGTTTTAAGCTAAAGTTTATCTATCGGGTTTTAATTGGACTAGTTATAGGTTTAGCTTTTGGAATAGTTATTCAAGGAATAAACAAATTTCCTGAATTTGGCTTAGTTGATAAATTTAAACCTGCAATAAAAGTCAATGGTGAATTAACTCGCGAAGAGAATCCTAGTTATATAAAATGAGCAGAACAAACAAATATATGAGTATCATTAGCTAAAAATATTTTCATTAATGGTATTTTATTACTTACTGCTCCGGTAGTGTTTATCGCTATTTTTAGGGTAGTTTCGCGTCCTGGCAACAAAAATGTTGGACGTATTTCGCTTAAAGGTATAGCATTATTATTACTTAATACAGCTTTTGCATTTGCTGTTACATTTTGAATAGGATATGCTTTAAAAATTGGCGCTGGTTCTAATTTGAGTTTAGATAATGTTGCTGATAAAAAACTTCCTAAGGAAACTCAGCCACTTCCAGTTATAATCTGAGAATACTTGCCAAGTAATGTAATTACTCCATGGGCTGGCACAATGGTTATTTCTTTAATTGTAATGGCTGCTTTATTCGGACATTCAGTTAAATTACTATCAAAGAAAAAGCCTGAGCAAATGCAAAAAATTAGAAACTTTATGGATGGTGCATGAACAATTGTTTCATCAATTCTAACTACATTTATGAAAATTATGCCACTAGCTGTTATGTCTATGATAGCTTCATCTGTGATAGCAAAACCTATTGGTGCTTTAGCAACAATTGGAAAGGTATTAGGTGTAGGATACTTAGGACTAACAATTTCATTAGTATTTTTAACACTATTATTATTAATCAACCGAGTAAATGTAGTAGCTTGATGAAGGCATTGCGCAAAGATTTTAATTCAAGGTTTTGCAACCCAGTCATCAAATGCAACATTACCAATGTCTATGAAAACTTTAAAAGAAGATGTAAAACTTGATGATAGCGTTGTTTCAACAGTTACACCTTTATCAACAACAATGGGTCTGATGGGATGTGCTGGAGTTCAATCAGGAGTTATAACTAGTTTATTATGAACAGGTACCGCCGGGCTTTCAATTCACTCGCAAGGATTAGCAGTATTCTTTATTCTTGCCTTATTAATAACTCTAGTTGCTTCATTAGGTATTAGCGGTATTCCTGGAACCGCGACAGTTTTAACATCTGGTGTGCTTAGCGGCTTAGGTTTAGGTGCTTGGTTTGGCCCAGTTTATGCAATTGTTGGCTCATTAGATGGCTTATTCGACATGGGCAGAACAGGAGTTAATGTAACTTCTGGCGCTGTTGTAGCCACATTAGTTGCTAAAAATGAAGGTTTAATTGGTGCCGATTCAAACATACTTTCTGCTAAATTGATAGCAAAGCAAGAGATAATAAGACAAAAACAAATAGATAAAGAAGCAAAAAGAGAGCTAAAAATGCAAGAAAAACTAGCAAAAATTAATGCTAAAAAAGAGAAATCAAATAATAAGCAGGAAACTTCCTAA
- a CDS encoding FAD-dependent oxidoreductase, with amino-acid sequence MKVVIIGGAASGMTIASRIRKLRKETEVIVLQKEKYVSLGACGLPYFVANEDVSENELLARTIDEFAEQNITIHPESTVIKIDPETKKVIYLNNSKENELAYDKLVIATGAKPIVPSFINVNNKNIFTLTRLEDAVSLKEKLNDKSIKKVAIIGSGFIGLEAVEMVSKYNKTVILVEKSVELSSKVFDTEISSLLEQELLNNNVVIYKDCALSGIKENNNSLILGFENKEDIEVDLVILAVGFKPATDFLNNSGIKMLANGAVIVDRHGRTNIENIYACGDCATSFNKLTKENSYTPLATIARKFAKVVADDILGIESEFAGHIQSSIVKSFGAEMASCGLNEKVAKDLGYEVKTVFIKDKDHPSYYPNPTLLALKLVINRKTNTLLGAQMYGSNLSVLRINFLISLIWNKIELNKSLSQIDLVYSPPFSRVVDIFHIALEKYLKESNE; translated from the coding sequence ATGAAAGTAGTAATTATTGGTGGTGCAGCTAGTGGTATGACTATTGCAAGCAGAATCAGAAAATTAAGAAAAGAAACAGAAGTAATTGTCTTACAAAAAGAAAAATATGTTTCATTAGGAGCTTGTGGCCTACCATATTTTGTCGCTAATGAAGATGTAAGTGAAAATGAGTTATTAGCTAGAACTATAGATGAATTTGCTGAGCAAAATATTACAATTCATCCTGAAAGCACTGTAATTAAGATAGATCCAGAAACTAAAAAAGTTATTTATCTTAATAACAGCAAAGAGAATGAACTTGCTTATGACAAGTTAGTAATAGCAACAGGTGCTAAGCCTATAGTTCCTTCATTTATTAATGTTAATAATAAAAATATATTTACTCTAACCCGTTTAGAAGATGCCGTGAGTCTAAAAGAAAAGTTAAATGATAAAAGCATCAAAAAAGTAGCTATCATTGGCTCAGGATTTATTGGCTTGGAAGCTGTGGAAATGGTTTCAAAATACAATAAAACAGTCATATTGGTCGAAAAATCTGTAGAGCTATCATCAAAAGTATTTGATACAGAAATAAGTTCCTTATTAGAACAAGAATTACTTAATAATAATGTAGTAATTTATAAAGATTGTGCACTTAGTGGTATAAAAGAAAATAATAATTCTCTCATTCTTGGTTTTGAAAATAAAGAAGACATAGAAGTTGATTTGGTTATATTAGCAGTTGGTTTTAAGCCAGCAACTGATTTTTTAAATAATTCAGGGATTAAAATGCTTGCTAATGGTGCAGTAATAGTGGATAGACACGGTAGAACAAATATTGAAAATATATATGCTTGTGGGGACTGTGCTACTTCATTTAATAAATTAACTAAAGAAAATAGCTATACTCCTTTAGCAACCATTGCACGTAAATTTGCAAAAGTAGTTGCTGATGATATTTTAGGTATTGAAAGTGAATTTGCTGGTCACATACAAAGTTCAATAGTTAAATCTTTCGGTGCTGAAATGGCTTCGTGTGGCTTAAATGAAAAAGTAGCTAAAGATTTAGGATATGAAGTAAAAACTGTGTTTATTAAGGATAAAGATCATCCTAGTTATTATCCTAATCCAACCTTATTAGCCTTAAAATTAGTCATAAACAGAAAAACAAACACACTTTTGGGTGCACAAATGTATGGTTCAAACCTTTCAGTTTTAAGAATTAATTTTTTAATTAGTTTAATCTGAAACAAAATTGAATTAAATAAATCACTATCGCAAATTGATTTAGTATATTCACCACCTTTTTCTAGAGTTGTTGACATATTCCATATAGCTTTAGAAAAATATTTAAAGGAGAGTAATGAGTAA
- a CDS encoding variable surface lipoprotein: MSAISSVATVPLLAAKCGNTQGLDKVIKTLNLGEINVYEDLKLDTPGEKHILNALAKANDTKEVKIDLSQLEAKDIKSTGAVIEAKKDSKLYSGRIQVTFTSKKVKRVDISTVKKENLSGISNYTGVKEMATILRKELSLPNLSEKDITITLDSAATNDKEGKLIVISNPDSENIFGKLEIVLPKLAPLGNNVKLVSEYITKFKAQAKKMEDNLRNITKWEASEESKKQEFENLATKIKEVATKLKDKYTKTVEKLEQAIKGKNDIDNDEFNKLNVDISLVSVAYDSAVKPKVNGKVTTDYTKIMKDLKKVAKPKDGSKEAEISIDFSN, from the coding sequence ATATCTGCAATATCATCTGTAGCAACTGTTCCATTATTAGCTGCTAAATGCGGCAACACTCAAGGTTTGGATAAAGTAATCAAAACCTTAAATTTAGGTGAAATTAATGTATATGAAGACTTAAAGCTAGACACCCCTGGTGAAAAACACATATTAAATGCTTTAGCCAAAGCTAATGATACAAAGGAAGTAAAAATTGACTTATCTCAATTAGAAGCTAAAGACATTAAATCAACTGGAGCTGTTATAGAGGCTAAAAAAGATTCTAAACTTTATAGTGGAAGAATTCAAGTCACTTTTACATCTAAAAAGGTAAAAAGAGTTGATATTTCTACAGTTAAGAAGGAAAATCTTAGTGGCATTAGTAACTACACTGGTGTAAAAGAAATGGCTACTATCTTAAGAAAAGAGCTTAGTTTACCTAACTTAAGTGAAAAAGATATAACTATTACCCTAGATTCTGCAGCAACAAATGATAAGGAAGGAAAATTAATAGTTATTTCAAACCCCGATTCTGAAAATATTTTTGGCAAGCTTGAAATAGTTTTACCAAAACTAGCACCGCTAGGCAACAATGTTAAATTAGTAAGCGAATATATAACCAAATTTAAGGCACAAGCTAAAAAGATGGAAGATAATTTAAGAAACATTACTAAATGAGAAGCCAGTGAAGAAAGCAAAAAACAAGAATTTGAAAATCTAGCAACAAAAATTAAAGAAGTTGCTACTAAACTAAAAGATAAATATACTAAAACTGTTGAAAAATTAGAACAAGCAATCAAAGGCAAAAATGACATTGATAATGATGAGTTTAATAAGTTAAATGTTGACATATCATTAGTATCAGTTGCATATGACTCAGCAGTTAAACCTAAAGTAAATGGTAAAGTTACAACAGACTATACAAAGATAATGAAAGACCTTAAAAAGGTTGCTAAACCAAAAGATGGATCTAAAGAAGCAGAAATATCAATTGATTTTAGTAACTAA
- a CDS encoding PTS transporter subunit EIIB, with amino-acid sequence MAKANKILDTNTEEYKQPKQIIQALGGLENISKYRNCATKLRYDIVNKDLVNETELINSGASAVNFVGDNHVQVRFGLKTVKLAKNIREVRDSKSSKNE; translated from the coding sequence ATGGCTAAAGCAAACAAGATATTAGACACTAATACTGAAGAATACAAACAACCTAAGCAAATAATTCAGGCATTAGGTGGATTGGAAAACATTTCTAAGTATCGCAACTGTGCAACAAAATTAAGATATGACATTGTCAACAAAGATTTAGTAAATGAAACAGAATTAATAAACTCAGGAGCAAGCGCAGTTAACTTTGTTGGAGATAATCATGTTCAAGTCAGATTTGGCCTTAAAACAGTCAAATTGGCAAAAAATATTAGAGAAGTTAGAGATAGCAAAAGCTCAAAAAATGAGTAA